The following is a genomic window from Garra rufa chromosome 4, GarRuf1.0, whole genome shotgun sequence.
ACTTCAAAGTTGCTGTGGTTCGTTGAGATTGTCCTccatctgtgtgccaaatttcgcTCATAGACTCGAGcgagagaagaagaaaaacacCAATGATTACAATAGGTGCCTGCCTAGGGTTTTTCAGATTACATGCAACATCTCTTGCAGTTGCTTAGTGGATATTAGATGTAGTTTTTTGATTTTGACTATtgaaatgttttgatgtctgttattttgtgccattaaactggggttaactttttgtcttttttcaccttagacctgatggcactgaaagaggagagtgaagtactaaatgaaatggaagagaacgattatgatttcataaatggagaaaaatcttttagttatTCACAGACTGAAAAGACTTCCTCAATGACAATGGCTCAAATGACAGAAGATAAGCCgtacacatgccaacagtgtggaaggagttttgCTCAACCTGGAAACCTTGaaatccacatgagagttcacactggagagaaaccttatgcctgccaacaatgtggaaagggtttcactcATAGAGGAAGTCTTAAAAGACATGTTTTAatgcacactggagagaaaccttacacctgccaacagtgtggaagaagtttctaccagaaaggaaaccttaactcccacatgaaagttcacactggagagagccttttcacctgccaacagtgtggagtaagcttcactcaaaaagaaagctttatcagacacatgagaattcacaatggagagcagtcttacacgtgtgatcagtgtggaaagagttttgatcaacatgaaaaccttgaagtccatatGAGAATTCAtagagagaaaccctacacatgctctgagtgtggaaagagttttagtcaaAAACGGCACTTTGAAGATcatatgagaattcactctggagagcaaccctacacatgccctcagtgcggaaagaagtttaattataaacgacactttgaagaccacatgagaattcacactggagagaagcctttaacctgccagcaatgtggaagaagttttaaccaaaaaggaaaccttaacagccaCATGAACCTTCACACTGGAGAGACGCCGtttatatgtggtcactgcggaaaaagtttcagaaataaagcagaACTTAAATTCCACATGAGGTTTCACAGATGAGAGAACTGTAGTTTTATGTTATCAGTGTGATGTGAGTTATGTTATAACACCAGAGAagccatcactgtggaaagacttTCAGAAACAATCTTGAGGTTCACAGCAGATTTGTGCTTTATGTACACCTGGGTTTAAAATGGGTTTTGGTTGATCAGATCACAAATACAATAAACTGTCTCTGTATTTCTGTCTCTTTTGTCCACTTTTGTCACTTCTCTCTTCATTTTGTCAAGGGGAGGGTAAATGCATGGGATCTTTCAGATCTTCCGATCGACTGCATAAGAtatggtgactgagtagatcggacgtcacatctttacggaagtcacagcggctcgtgaaaatgaacagctactttattcaggctgtgtgcaggttactgtggattgactgttttgaaactcatatggtagttacatagcccctagacctcagttatcatgaaaaaagccaggaaatttcgattctgacaatatgggacctttaacggACGACAAGTGACTGACAGATGACAAAagaagctgctgctgctgcatcaGTATGAGGTAAGGGTTTTGATAactcttgtaacattatacttATAAACAGAAATGTGAAATGCAAAattgaatgtttattttattttattttattttttacaaagttATGGTTCAGAGTATTATTGTAAATAACTTTACTCCGGAGAATGAGCTCGTTTGTAAATGAATAACCTAACTTTATTAGCTGTTAGCTCACTAGcattaataaagtaaataaaaattaccAAGAAAGACTGGTGAAACTGTTTAGAGATGCATTACAGTAACCTAAAGTTAATAATCAGTGGCGAAATGTAGCTAACTTACTGAAATCACCATCTAAGTTACCAATAACGTTACTTAAGGTTTAAATTTTTGGCgctattatttacaattaaaagAGGGTTCCACACCTATTGTAACTAACGTTAACGTTACAGTTTGTTTGGTCGCACTAGTGATGatcacatttatatataaaacggCTAATGTTAAATGAGACAGTGGTGTTCATTTATACCGTGCCACACGGACCATTTGTCTTTGTTGGTCCAGTgtgtaacgttaacattaactcaGGCAACTCAGAGAGATGTGCTTAAATTCTCCAAACTGTCGCATCTATCCAAAAAGAATTCTCCCATAAGAAAGACCTGCAACAGATCGCTTATGGCGTTTACGTATACTaagccagagcgcgttcacatgtaacgagtcggatgatgagctcgtcctcaggacagttggacgtggctgtgtattaaaggtaaaaaattatataacgaAACCCAAACTAACTTTTTATTAAACCTCTAACCTAACTctaaataaaaaggaaaagaaaagtctTCAGCCTTAAAGCACCCTAAATAAACTATACTATCTAACCAAAATAAATGCAAGTTAACGATGATGGACATCAGCCTGGTCGAATGGGAACCCAGGGGAGTAACCCAATGGGTTTTGATAGTGAGAAAGAGAACACAAAAAAAAGGAGCATAACACAACGGCAAACTCATATATAGGACCGTAACAACGGCTGatataataaaacaaagaaaaaagcctTTTAGACAATAGCAGACCGATTTAATGCGTAAGTAGTCCAAATAACCAGTGCCCCACTGAAGGCATAATAATTACAATTCAAGGAGTTACTTGTCATTTCCACAAATGTACACTTTGCCTTAAATGCGAGCAGTGGACTTGAATGTTACTCAGGAAATTTATCATGAAGATTATTTGCAAACACTTACCCACTTTGCACATCTATTTAGTTCATTTTATCTATCTactcttttataaaaaaaaaatgtgtcttatTGATTTTATCTAATCTGTAATTTGATCTAACTTCATCTATCTGATCGTTCTAACCTTATATCTATCCTTCTTAAAGAACAAACATGTCTGGCCAAAAAAGGACCTGGCAGCAAATCAAGATTAAGAACAAGAACACATTGCAGGCTGGTAAGTGACTTGATTGCTGAAAAATTTATGAATTAGGTGAATAGTGTTTGCTGACATATTTTATTGTCTGTACTGATTTTAGGATTTAAAAAGGCTCATATATCTGGCCCCCCAACCAAAGACTTCATCAAAGCAGAGGAGTTGAATAAAGAGAAGCCAGTGATGGAAGAGATCCAGGGAGAGACATCCACTAACTCTGGTCCAGCAGGAGAAACTGACCTCTTCACACAAGGTACATTATTGCTGTACTACTGGACATGAAAACAatcaaatatttagattttgttatgTGGACTGTCTGACTTTGCTTTACCTTGCAGTGTCTGGTAACACACTTACACTTCTGGAGCCAGCAGACTCTGATCCGGTGAGTACTCTTTATTAAAATCATAGGCTTGGCATgtcctgtcaaaaaaaaaaaaaaaaaaaaagggaagatAACCACACAGTGTGTGCTATCAAATGCCAAATAAAATGCATGTACACATTAAAGAGTGTCATACAAGTCCATCTCAACAGGGTTTCTGCaaatatgaacaagtgaaatttaagactttttaagacctttttaataccaccttatatgaaatttaagaccgaacctgtaatggaaatagatattatattacatgcattcatgtaatatttaatgtctttaatgtaaaaagtaaacacaatttcatggctgtcataaattaaatttattactacgatatacagtgaacttttcatatcagcagatactattccacacaaaatatccccataaaagtatcactagaaatatctgatgtaaaaaaaaaaaattctgaagcgatattttcatcagtgctctattagcttttacatcttaaatctgcatatttgatttacctttataaaggcctattttttacttttgaaatgtatgcattacctttgaaatttattttatgaatttatcaataaattctaaatggctgttagcagtaagataatataatttacactgcaaaattaaaagtgagattaatgttttaaatacatttattgatttataaatatatacattagaaatgttgggtgtggagtaGAGGCTGACATTTTTTCGGGAATCCCGCGGGTCAGGGGAATCCCGCGGGATGGGAAAGAAAATCACTATTAATAACGTGATTGGGACGGGACTGGAAAAAATGTAAGCGGGAGTGGGCGGGACCGGGAATCGTAATAACACTGTGATAACTTTATACAGAATTAtaccttttaaataaataaactaattttgAACTCAGTATAGTTGGCCTGTCTCTTTATGCTCTCCTCCTGTTTGCTTTGGTATAGCCAGTTAAGTGAATGGTGTGCTCCACACACCCGTAACAGTTGGTGGCGATAATGGTAGAGAAGAAGTAGGCTTCTTTGCGCACTTCTTAGCTGCGAAAATCATAACCAAACGCAGACGTGAAAGGTATGTTGCAACGACTACTGTCTGAAAATGATACATCAGTTGTGCTCACGGATATTTCTGGGCGGTCTGAAATAACTCAAAAATTTTTACGCGTTGAGAAAGATGGCGTGAAAACGCCATACGCCAGCTGCAAGCTGATTTGCATGAAATTCAACATGAAACACACTGTGCATTGTTAAGATGACTTTCAGTtcaataaaataacaaatcacATTTTGGATTTTTATTGAACTAAGCAGGGCATGCTGTGATCTgtactgtattattatttttttttactgtaactgACAGAttccagacaaaaaaaaaaaaaaaaaaacagcacggGAGTGGGAGGGAATGGGAGTCATTCTTCTGGGATTGGGACGGGACGGGATTTTCCCCCAGTTTTTTATGGGATTGGGATGGGACAGGATATTTTTTGTGGGAGTGGGACGGGAGAGGTTTGAAAATTCACTCCCGTGTCACCCTCtagtgtggaggcatacttttaaacacactaactaccagcaggtggcggtaagtcacttcatgagcgagttatttcaactgattcgatcaaaacgctgaattatagcaaaacgttgctaggagaatgcttctgctaatgttgcatattgtctaatatgtaagtaactacttgactaactacttttttattgagctaaaattaatgtaacatttgtaattgtgagaattttcagcaaaaagctcacttggtatattactgaactatatcatgttataaataaactatacattttaaatttttacctcagtgtgtttctttagagtgctgttacattcatttgtttaaaagtatgtcacaaatagaccagaaatacactatccattatcaatttctgtttacgttgaatgtattaaaatatgaatctttcttgcctttcgatgcttcgctagttgtttttgtcacttcagttttaatcaggcggtttgttcggtcgggcaagaaaaaaaaaacattttaaaagtatttcgaaggctggTGTTGTTAGGGAAGCAGACTGACAAACAGGTGAGTGAAACAACAGGTaaagtttatttgtttttagcGGAGCAGATGAAGAAGATGGCATGCAGGACCGGGTAAGTTTAACTGTCCAGATAGTAGATGGTGGTAAGGATGGCGATGAATGGATAACGTGGTTCTTTCTTCCCTTTTTCAGGAACGATCGTCGGAGAATGTCGAGGAGGCAGACTGGGTGCTggcttatggcacacacacacactggaagcAGGGATTGACTGACGAGACAGACTGACTGGAATGCAAGACAAGACAGGTAAGTAATCACTGGTAAGTATTGTAGATCACCTCTAGAATCCACGAAGGAGAATAGAGTTAGTCCGCTTTCGCagcaacgagcccggacactggtGACTGTGTGTGTGGTGCTTATGAAGGTGGCTTGATTGATGACGTGCAGGTGCGGGTGATTAATACTCAGGTGATAGTGATCTTTGTGTGagtgaggtggaagaacctggccaatctgtgacattacccccctccccagggcggtggtctacctcgtccccgAGGTGCTGGGAGGTCAGGATGGGTGCTGTGGAATTCCTCCAGAAGGGCAGGGTCTAGTATGTCTCCTCTGGGTACCCAGGTTCTCTCCTCTGGCCCGTATCCCTCCCAATCGACGAGGTACTCCAGAACACCACCGCGACGTCGGGACTGCAAGATCTCGCGGACGGCGTAGATGGAGCCTTCCTCCAGgtccaaggggggagggggttcctcttcgtggccaggttctgtggagggaaggACAGGAGAGCGATAAGGTTTGAGCAGTGACACATGGAACGTGGGGTGGATCCGGTAGTGAGGTGGGAGCTGGAGCTTATaagtgacggggttgacctgttccgtgatggtgaaggggccaacaaatctgggacttaacttcttcgagggcaggcgcagacggatgtccCTGGTGGAGAGCCAGACCTTTTGCCCAGGAGCGTACGTGGGACCTGGTATCCTCCTGCGATCAGCGATGATCTTAcctctgcgcactgccctttggagATGGtgatgagcctcgtcccagactctctcgctctcccggaaccagtgatccactgtgggcacctgtgatggttcaccaTCCCAGGGGAAGAGCGGCGGTTGGAACCCTagcacgcactggaatggtgtgagtcctGTAGTGGGctgccgcagtgaattctgggcgtactctgcccagcccagaaactggctccaggagttctggtgaccGTGACAAAAGGTCTGCAGGAATCgtcccacctcctggattttGCGTTCGGTTTGTCCGTTTGTCTGAGGGTGGTATCCCGACGAAAGGCttatggtcacacctaggagttggaAGAAAGCTCTCCAGActctggaaatgaattggggtcctcTATCCGATACAATGTCTTCGGGGAGCCCATAATACCTGAAGACACGGTCGAAGAGCAGTTGGGCTGTTTCCAGGGCTGTGGGAAGCCCCTTCAGCGGCAGGAGACGACAGAACTTCGAAAAAGATCCACAATGACTAGAATACAAGTGTTCCCGTCAGAAGAGGGGAGATCCGTCATAAAATCCACCCCTAAGTGTGACCAGGGACGGTTCGGGacgggcaagggatggagctttccTGCCGGCAGGTGACGAGGACTCTTCAAGATGGCACACTCCTTACAGCCTTGGATATAgcgcctcacatcccttgccatgtctggccaccagaagcgctctgatagcagcgagagggtgttgttggcccctggatgtccagtgcccagggaggtgTGCGCCGAGtggatgagatctacccgttgttccCTAGGGATGAACTGACGTCCGAGGGGGCAACCCGGCGGAGATCTGGCTGTTGGAGTGGCGACGGCTGGGGGACTAGACCAGTTGATGGGTGCGACGAAGATGTGTTTTGGGAGTATGGGCGTAGATGTCTCTGAAGAATCCTGGTTGTCATGAAGTCGAGAGAGGGCATCGGCACGGATGTTTTTTGAGCCTGGACGGTAGGTGATTTTGAAACTGAATCGGGAGGGGACTTCCGGTTGAGACATCGACGAGATGGCAGCATAGAGCTAGTGCTCCCGATAAGTGTTGTTCTGAAAAACTCCCTAAAATCATTAAACTAGCGATAAAAGTaagatataatataaaaataaaagggaGGTAACATGGAAACTAGgtgcaaaactaaaaaaatagcGCAACCTGCAGAAATACACGACGATGAATCGGCGTGCTCTCTCCCCAGCACACAAACAAGTCGCCATGAGGGAAATCCAGCGAGTCTTTCCGGAGAGAATGTTGATTTGAGCCTTATTCTTAGAGAATTAAGGGATTTTCGTCGAGATAATAAAATTCAACTGGAGGACATTAAAGCAGAAATTACAAATACTAAAGCCAGATTGGAGGAGGCGGAAGGCCGTATCGCGACGGCAGAAGAGAGGATTCAAAACACCGAAGAGGTACTCACAGGTGTGTTAAAGTTACACACCAGAATTGAAGAGAAACTCGTGGATGTTGAGGGTCGTTCCAGACGGAATAATGTCAGAATATATGGACTACCCGAAGGTGCCGAAAAAGACTTCCCGACAATGATCTCCTTTCTAGAAAAATTCCTGAAGGAAAATTTAAATCTGAACGAGGGCACATCTCTTCAAATTGAACGTGCACACAGAGCGCTGGGTAAACCGCCACCGGCAGACGCGCAGCCACGATCAATAGTGGTCAACTTTCAAAGTTTCTCAACCAAAGAACTGATACTTCGACAGGCATGGCAGATGAGAGGATTTGCCTGGCAAGGAAAGCAGATCACTTTCGATAACGACTACGCTCCTGAAGTGCTGCAGATGAGAAGAGAGTACAGAGAGATACGTAATGCTTTGAAAGACAAAGGAGTGAAATTTAAAACAATGTATCCTGCACGCTTGAAAGTGCTGTACGAGGATGGAGTGAAGATTTATAATACAGTCGAGGAGGCAACGCAGGATATGTCAAAGAGGGGATTCCCAGTGCAACCGATCAGCCTCCCAAACACTCTTATGGAGCAGATTCAGCGCATGACGTGGCAGAGAAATGCCAGGGGCACGGGTAAACAACAGAGAAGACCACCATCATACAAGGAGAAGCTGCAAACTTTTCGAAGAAACGACGCGAGTTCGCCACCTTCTTAAGTTATGCATGGACGTGATCGTCTGAGGATCTGGAAGGCCAGGTTGCTTTTAGTTGGATCAGCCTAGTTTGAATAGTGAGTAGTAAGAAATAATCGGGACATGTGGTATGTTTAGCTCAAATCGCCTTTTGTTTTACTGCCATTCACAAGGGCCCCTTCTACAGACTCTTAAAGAGGGGTTTTCCCTTCGAGCCTTCAAGTGAGGGCTCGAAAATAGTCGTGACAATGACTACATTTTTGGAAGTTCACTTTATGTTGTACAACTCATGTAACTTTTTTGATTTATCGTTTACAAATCTGTTCCAGTTTATTTTGTCTAAGGGGAAACTGTGTGCAATGATACGTTTGCTAAAATCCTTTTTACAATTTGATTATAAAACATGAGAATTGCTTCATTTAATGTCAATGGCGTACTTAGTCCAGTTAAAAGAGGAAAAATCTTGTCCAAACTAAAGAAGGCAGGAGCTGAGGTGG
Proteins encoded in this region:
- the LOC141334079 gene encoding uncharacterized protein codes for the protein MMLLKEKSEELNEIEDKVQYDKLDFTGENFSCSQTKKTSSQRRAQKTESGTNFICQQCGKSFTKTQILKIHVRIHTGEKPYTCHQCGKSFSQQGNLNVHMRIHSGDKPYTCQQCGRSFAQPGNLEIHMRVHTGEKPYACQQCGKGFTHRGSLKRHVLMHTGEKPYTCQQCGRSFYQKGNLNSHMKVHTGESLFTCQQCGVSFTQKESFIRHMRIHNGEQSYTCDQCGKSFDQHENLEVHMRIHREKPYTCSECGKSFSQKRHFEDHMRIHSGEQPYTCPQCGKKFNYKRHFEDHMRIHTGEKPLTCQQCGRSFNQKGNLNSHMNLHTGETPFICGHCGKSFRNKAELKFHMRFHR